One region of Mycolicibacterium rhodesiae NBB3 genomic DNA includes:
- a CDS encoding MlaD family protein encodes MAAVILGIAGTLLYQMGTGRFADTFKLTVLADTLGEGLTPGAEVKFRGLTIGSVESLQSVGYNKQKITLELEPRQAAALTADTTANFMSSNTFGLAAVELVSSGTGPRLRPNQTLMVDTNVRSASITGLLREGQKFGRIIDSPDVDHIIDVVRRHSDLTEPVTRSYFDLIKMLADSQKVPFSQSLSVFASLINGVSDSVPLIGLAYDLLNGMEFLAHPDGVERMNMILEQGTELLFDLNGTLAKNMSWLLPLSRAMVSAFLPLSYFQGSFAPAYDRLSGLLDRTSAAFPIIDGKVRMQIEVTLDTMPGLAAALPLPSPDAAPQGGGR; translated from the coding sequence ATCGCCGCGGTGATCCTGGGGATCGCGGGCACGCTGCTCTATCAGATGGGGACCGGCCGGTTCGCCGATACCTTCAAGCTGACCGTGCTGGCTGACACGCTCGGCGAGGGACTGACCCCAGGTGCGGAGGTGAAGTTCCGCGGCTTGACCATCGGATCGGTGGAAAGCCTGCAATCCGTGGGCTACAACAAACAGAAGATCACGCTGGAACTCGAGCCGCGACAAGCGGCAGCGTTGACAGCTGACACGACGGCGAACTTCATGTCCTCCAACACTTTCGGCCTCGCAGCGGTCGAGTTGGTGAGCAGCGGAACTGGGCCACGGTTGCGCCCGAACCAGACGCTGATGGTCGACACCAACGTGCGGTCGGCCTCCATCACCGGATTGCTGCGCGAGGGCCAGAAGTTCGGCCGCATCATCGATTCGCCCGACGTCGACCACATCATCGATGTGGTGCGCAGGCACTCCGACCTCACCGAGCCGGTGACCCGGTCATATTTCGATCTCATCAAGATGCTCGCCGACTCCCAGAAAGTTCCCTTCTCACAGTCGCTTTCGGTGTTCGCATCACTGATCAACGGTGTCAGCGACTCGGTCCCGCTCATCGGGCTGGCCTATGACCTGCTGAACGGGATGGAGTTCCTGGCGCACCCCGACGGGGTCGAGCGGATGAACATGATTCTGGAGCAGGGCACCGAACTGCTCTTCGACCTGAATGGAACGCTGGCGAAGAACATGTCGTGGCTCCTACCCCTCTCGCGCGCGATGGTGAGCGCATTTCTGCCGCTCTCGTATTTCCAGGGCAGCTTCGCGCCGGCCTACGACCGGCTGTCCGGTCTGCTGGACCGCACCAGCGCGGCGTTTCCGATCATCGACGGCAAGGTACGTATGCAGATCGAAGTCACGCTGGACACCATGCCCGGGTTGGCGGCGGCCTTGCCCTTACCCTCGCCCGACGCGGCGCCCCAAGGCGGTGGGCGATGA